The following coding sequences lie in one Spinacia oleracea cultivar Varoflay chromosome 1, BTI_SOV_V1, whole genome shotgun sequence genomic window:
- the LOC110776796 gene encoding ABC transporter B family member 20: MNMSRGLFGWSPPHIQPLTPVSEVSEPPESPSPYMDMNPEGTGTAAEMEDDMEDDGEDEIEPPPAAVPFSRLFACADRLDWFLMAVGSFAAAAHGTALVVYLHYFAQIIQLLSLRDVTEEELHSRFIELALRIVYIAAGVFAAGWIEVTCWILTGERQTAVIRSNYVQVLLNQDMSFFDTYGNNGDIVSQVLSDVLLIQSALSEKVGNYIHNMATFFSGLVVGFISCWQIALITLATGPFIVAAGGISNIFLHRLAENIQDAYAEAASIAEQAVSYIRTLYAFTNETLAKYSYATSLQATLRYGILISLVQGLGLGFTYGLAICSCALQLWVGRFLVTHGKAHGGDIIAALFAVILSGLGLNQAATNFYSFEQGRIAAYRLFEMISRSSSTTNHEGSTLASVQGNIEFRNVYFSYLSRPEIPILSGFYLTVPAKKAVALVGRNGSGKSSIIPLMERFYDPTLGEVLLDGENIKNLQLEWLRSRIGLVTQEPALLSLSIKDNIAYGRSVTSDQIEEAAKIAHAHTFISSLEKGYDTQVGRAGLALTEEQKIKLSIARAVLSNPSVLLLDEVTGGLDFEAEKAVQEALDLLMLGRSTIIIARRLSLIKNADYIAVMEEGQLVEMGTHDELLNLDGLYAELLKCEEAAKLPRRMPVRKYKEGATFQIDGDLSVGHNFQESSSPKMAKSPSLQRIPGGHAIRVSDAAFSSLESPNVRSPPSELFRENGNGNLLDGEEKEPSMTRQDSFEMRLPDLPKIDVQAARRQTSNASDPESPVSPLLTSDPKNERSHSQTFSRPISEIEDMPLTVKEMKDTQSRKPPSFWRLVELSLAEWLYAVLGSIGAAIFGSFNPLLAYVIALIVTTYYRFGEGHQGHLHQEVDKWCLIIACMGIVTVVANFLQHFYFGIMGEKMTERVRRMMFSAMLRNEVGWFDDEENSADTLSMRLANDATFVRAAFSNRLSIFIQDSAAVIVAVLIGMLLQWRLALVALATLPVLTISAVAQKLWLAGFSRGIQEMHRKASLVLEDAVRNIYTVVAFCAGNKVMELYRTQLNKILRKSFLHGMAIGFGFGFSQFLLFACNALLLWYTGISVKNKYMDLSTALKEYMVFSFATFALVEPFGLAPYILKRRKSLISVFEIIDRVPKIEPDDSAALKPPNVYGSIEFKTVDFCYPTRPEVLVLSNFNLKVGGGQTVAVVGVSGSGKSTIISLIERFYDPVAGQVFLDGRDLKQFNLRWLRSHLGVVQQEPVIFSTTVRENIIYARHNASEAEVKEAARIANAHHFISSLPHGYDTHVGMRGVDLTPGQKQRIAIARVVLKNAPILLLDEASSAIESESSRVVQEALDTLIMGNKTTILIAHRAAMMRHVDNIVVLNGGRIVEEGAHDALVAKNGLYVRLMQPHFVKGRRHNRLV, translated from the exons ATGAACATGTCAAGGGGGTTGTTCGGGTGGTCCCCACCACATATACAGCCGTTAACGCCGGTGTCGGAGGTATCAGAGCCGCCGGAGTCACCGTCGCCTTACATGGACATGAATCCGGAAGGGACAGGAACGGCGGCGGAGATGGAGGATGACATGGAGGACGACGGTGAGGATGAGATCGAGCCGCCTCCTGCTGCTGTCCCATTTTCTCGGCTTTTCGCTTGTGCTGACAGGCTCGATTGGTTTCTAATGGCGGTTGGATCGTTTGCTGCTGCTGCTCATGGGACTGCTCTGGTTGTATACCTTCATTACTTTGCGCAAATTATTCAGCTGCTTTCGTTGAGGGATGTTACTGAGGAGGAGTTGCACAGTAGGTTTATTGAG CTTGCTCTAAGAATTGTCTATATAGCTGCAGGTGTATTTGCTGCTGGGTGGATTG AGGTCACCTGTTGGATTCTTACGGGGGAACGACAGACTGCTGTAATTAGGTCCAACTATGTACAAGTGTTATTAAATCAGGATATGAGTTTCTTTGACACATATGGAAACAACGGAGACATAGTTAGCCAAGTCTTGAGCGATGTGCTGCTTATTCAATCAGCATTAAGTGAAAAG GTTGGTAATTATATCCACAATATGGCAACATTTTTCAGCGGTCTTGTTGTTGGATTTATCAGCTGTTGGCAGATTGCGCTCATCACTTTAGCAACAGGGCCATTTATTGTTGCTGCAGGAGGAATTTCAAATATATTCCTTCACAGGCTTGCGGAGAATATCCAGGATGCATATGCAGAAGCAGCAAGTATTGCGGAGCAG GCTGTGTCTTACATTAGAACATTATATGCTTTCACGAATGAGACGTTGGCCAAGTATTCTTATGCAACATCGCTTCAAGCAACTCTCAGATATGGTATATTAATAAGTCTTGTGCAAGGGCTGGGACTTGGGTTTACGTATGGACTGGCCATTTGCTCTTGTGCACTGCAGCTGTGGGTAGGAAGATTTTTGGTGACTCATGGAAAAGCTCATGGCGGTGATATAATTGCTGCACTCTTTGCTGTGATTCTGAGTGGCCT TGGGCTGAATCAAGCAGCAACAAACTTCTATTCATTTGAGCAAGGGCGGATTGCTGCTTATAGACTTTTTGAAATGATAAGCCGTTCGTCCTCCACTACAAATCACGAGGGAAGTACTTTAGCCTCAGTTCAGGGTAACATTGAGTTTCGAAATGTGTATTTCAGCTATCTGTCTCGTCCCGAGATACCAATTTTAAGTGGGTTTTACCTCACTGTTCCTGCTAAAAAGGCTGTCGCACTTGTTGGGAGAAATGGCTCAGGAAAAAGCAGTATCATTCCTCTCATGGAACGTTTTTATGATCCTACATTAG GGGAAGTCCTCCTTGATGGTGAGAATATAAAAAATCTCCAACTGGAATGGCTAAGAAGTCGAATAGGTCTAGTTACGCAGGAACCCGCGTTGCTAAGTTTAAGCATCAAAGACAATATTGCTTATGGACGGTCAGTCACATCAGATCAAATTGAAGAAGCTGCTAAAATAGCACATGCACATACATTTATTAGTTCACTTGAGAAAGGATATGATACACAG GTGGGCCGAGCTGGATTGGCCTTGACAGAAGAGCAGAAGATCAAGCTCTCTATTGCAAGGGCAGTGCTCTCTAATCCGTCTGTTCTTCTCCTTGATGAAGTCACAGGAGGACTTGATTTTGAAGCTGAAAAAGCTGTTCAAGAAGCATTAGATCTTCTGATGTTAGGACGCTCAACAATAATAATTGCCAGACGGCTTAGTCTAATAAAAAATGCTGATTACATTGCTGTCATGGAAGAGGGTCAGCTTGTTGAAATGGGCACACATGATGAATTACTAAACTTGGATGGTTTGTATGCCGAGCTTCTTAAATGTGAGGAGGCAGCCAAACTTCCAAGGAG GATGCCGGTAAGGAAATACAAAGAGGGAGCAACTTTCCAGATCGACGGTGACTTATCTGTAGGCCACAACTTTCAAGAGTCATCATCCCCTAAAATGGCAAAATCACCATCTCTTCAGAGAATTCCTGGTGGCCATGCTATCCGGGTGTCAGATGCTGCTTTCAGCTCTCTGGAGTCACCAAATGTTCGAAGTCCGCCTTCTGAGTTGTTTAGGGAAAATGGTAATGGAAATTTATTAGACGGAGAAGAGAAAGAACCATCTATGACCAGGCAGGACAGTTTTGAAATGAGACTGCCAGACTTACCAAAAATAGATGTCCAGGCTGCACGACGACAAACTTCTAATGCGTCAGATCCTGAATCCCCTGTTTCACCACTTTTAACATCTGATCCCAAAAATGAACGTTCCCATTCACAAACCTTCAGTCGCCCTATTAGTGAAATTGAAGACATGCCCTTAACAGTAAAAGAAATGAAGGATACACAAAGTCGTAAGCCACCATCATTTTGGAGGCTAGTTGAGCTTAGCCTTGCAGAATGGCTTTATGCAGTTTTAGGGAGCATTGGAGCCGCCATATTTGGTTCCTTCAACCCTCTTCTTGCTTATGTTATTGCGTTGATAGTAACCACTTACTACAGATTTGGTGAAGGTCACCAAGGTCATCTGCACCAGGAGGTTGACAAATGGTGCTTGATCATTGCATGCATGGGCATCGTGACAGTCGTTGCCAACTTCTTGCAGCATTTCTATTTTGGCATTATGGGAGAGAAAATGACTGAAAGAGTACGAAGGATGATGTTTTCAG CTATGCTTCGAAATGAAGTTGGATGGTTCGATGATGAGGAAAATAGTGCTGACACTTTATCAATGCGATTAGCAAATGATGCGACTTTTGTTCGTGCTGCGTTTAGTAATCGCCTTTCTATCTTTATACAAGACAGTGCCGCAGTAATAGTGGCTGTTCTCATTGGAATGTTGCTACAATGGCGATTAGCCCTGGTGGCTCTAGCAACACTTCCAGTCCTCACCATTTCTGCAGTTGCCCAG AAATTATGGCTTGCTGGGTTTTCTAGGGGAATTCAAGAAATGCACAGGAAAGCATCTTTGGTCCTTGAGGATGCAGTCAGAAATATCTATACTGTTGTGGCTTTTTGTGCGGGGAACAAGGTGATGGAGCTCTACAGAACACAGTTAAATAAAATACTCAGAAAGAGCTTTCTTCACGGGATGGCAATTGGTTTTGGCTTTGGCTTTTCTCAGTTTCTTCTTTTCGCCTGTAATGCTCTTCTTCTGTGGTACACGGGTATATCTGTCAAAAACAAGTACATGGATCTCTCAACAGCTCTCAAAGAATACATGGTATTCTCCTTCGCCACTTTTGCTCTGGTAGAGCCATTTGGTTTAGCTCCCTACATTCTTAAGCGCCGAAAATCTCTCATCTCTGTATTTGAAATCATTGACCGTGTGCCTAAGATTGAACCAGATGATTCTGCTGCCCTCAAACCCCCTAATGTCTATGGAAGCATAGAGTTTAAGACTGTTGACTTTTGTTATCCAACACGTCCAGAAGTTCTAGTGCTGAGTAATTTTAACCTTAAAGTGGGTGGTGGTCAAACAGTTGCTGTAGTTGGGGTATCAGGTTCTGGAAAGAGCACTATAATCTCTCTGATAGAGAGATTCTATGATCCTGTTGCTGGTCAGGTTTTCCTTGATGGTAGAGATCTGAAACAGTTCAACTTGAGATGGTTGAGGAGCCATCTAGGTGTAGTACAGCAAGAACCAGTAATTTTCTCAACCACAGTAAGGGAAAATATCATCTATGCTAGACATAATGCTAGTGAAGCTGAAGTAAAAGAAGCAGCTAGGATTGCAAATGCACACCATTTTATTAGTAGCTTGCCTCATGGCTATGACACCCATGTTGGTATGAGGGGTGTAGATTTGACACCTGGACAGAAGCAGAGAATAGCTATTGCCAGGGTTGTATTGAAAAATGCACCCATTTTGCTGTTAGATGAGGCAAGTTCTGCTATTGAGTCAGAATCCAGTAGAGTAGTGCAGGAAGCTTTGGATACACTAATTATGGGAAATAAAACGACTATTCTCATCGCACACAGAGCTGCAATGATGAGACACGTGGACAATATTGTTGTACTTAATGGTGGTCGGATAGTTGAGGAAGGTGCACATGATGCTTTGGTAGCAAAGAATGGGTTGTATGTACGGTTAATGCAGCCTCATTTTGTAAAGGGACGTCGCCACAATCGACTAGTTTAA
- the LOC110776798 gene encoding photosynthetic NDH subunit of lumenal location 1, chloroplastic, translated as MAASSLSMSSAPSIRPKQVMSTCSTNNIISLPSFNNIRSSLKDTSSLEKGSNERRSILMAAGMLALSSITPSSVLSKETPERYTAFVDKADGYSYVYPSDWREFDFRAHDSAFKDRYLQLQNVRLSFIPTDKNDVHDLGPMEDVIQTLVKNILAAPNQMTDIREIQERSVDGKNYWTFEYNLTSPNFSVTHFTTLAIANGRYYTLTVSANERRWKRYRNKLKVVADSFKVFEI; from the exons ATGGCAGCATCATCTCTCTCTATGAGCTCGGCTCCTTCGATTCGGCCTAAACAG GTAATGAGCACTTGTTCCACCAATAACATTATTTCATTACCATCATTCAATAACATAAGATCAAGCTTAAAGGATACATCGTCTTTAGAAAAAG GCAGTAACGAGAGAAGATCGATACTGATGGCAGCAGGCATGCTAGCTCTAAGTTCTATTACTCCAAGTTCCGTTCTAAGCAAAG AAACCCCAGAAAGGTATACAGCATTTGTTGACAAAGCAGACGGCTATTCTTACGTTTACCCATCAGACTGGAGG GAATTTGACTTCAGGGCACATGATTCAGCGTTCAAGGACCGCTACTTGCAGCTTCAGAATGTTAGGCTGAGCTTCATACCTACTGACAAGAATGATGTTCATGATTTGGGTCCTATGGAAGAT GTCATTCAAACTTTGGTGAAAAATATACTTGCAGCTCCAAACCAAATGACTGATATCAGAGAAATACAGGAG AGATCAGTAGATGGAAAGAACTACTGGACTTTCGAGTACAATCTAACATCGCCTAATTTCTCTGTGACCCATTTCACTACTCTTGCCATTGCAAATG GGAGGTACTACACGTTAACTGTTAGTGCAAACGAGAGAAGATGGAAAAGATACCGGAACAAGCTTAAAGTCGTGGCAGACTCCTTCAAGGTGTTCGAAATCTAG
- the LOC110776803 gene encoding aquaporin TIP1-3-like yields MPIYKMAVGNPGEASHPDAIRAALAEFFSMVIFVFAGQGSGMAFSKLNDNGTTPSSGVIAASLAHAFGLIVAVSVGANISGGHVNPAVTFGAFIGGHITLLRAILYWIGQLLGSVVACFLLQFATGGMGVSAFALSPGVTSWNALVFEIVMTFGLVYTVYATAVDPKKGNLGIIAPIAIGLIVGANILAGGPFDGASMNPAVTFGPAVVSWTWTNHWVYWLGPFAGAAIAAIVYDHIFISDEDYSHQPLPTTDY; encoded by the exons ATGCCGATATACAAAATGGCAGTGGGAAATCCAGGAGAGGCTAGCCACCCAGATGCAATTAGAGCAGCCCTTGCTGAATTCTTCTCTATGGTTATTTTCGTCTTTGCCGGACAAGGTTCCGGCATGGCCTTCA GTAAACTGAACGACAACGGTACAACACCATCATCAGGAGTAATAGCAGCATCATTGGCACATGCATTTGGACTAATAGTAGCAGTATCAGTTGGTGCTAACATTTCAGGTGGTCATGTTAACCCTGCTGTCACTTTTGGTGCCTTCATTGGTGGTCACATTACTTTGTTACGCGCCATTTTATATTGGATCGGTCAATTGCTTGGTTCCGTTGTTGCTTGCTTCCTTCTCCAGTTTGCCACCGGCGGCATG GGAGTATCAGCATTTGCACTATCACCAGGGGTGACTTCATGGAATGCACTAGTTTTCGAGATTGTGATGACATTTGGGCTAGTCTACACAGTCTATGCCACCGCCGTTGACCCCAAGAAGGGCAATTTGGGCATAATCGCCCCGATTGCAATTGGGCTTATTGTTGGGGCCAACATCTTGGCTGGTGGACCCTTCGACGGTGCTTCAATGAACCCAGCAGTGACATTTGGGCCTGCTGTCGTTAGCTGGACCTGGACTAACCACTGGGTCTACTGGCTCGGCCCATTCGCTGGGGCAGCCATTGCTGCTATTGTTTATGACCACATTTTCATTTCCGATGAGGACTATTCACACCAGCCACTCCCTACTACAGATTATTGa
- the LOC110776802 gene encoding F-box protein At2g39490 isoform X1, with translation MKETNFTHNDLISNLPIDLIYKIVSSLPYSSAATTQLLSKPWSRLWDNVLVRHETIDDLSTAISTFIQHVDDCKPFIHPWKLFYKFGPKSFVLATVLGNFQLHLHFSKLTKKSTTFFHLSFKPSNNTQLLLNTPCSPLTNNNTSTFHVKILHLKSVSYSTTETIASLATTSFRFVESLCIEECKGLHSLNVASTELKKLTILKCFELSSLHLNTPKLECFYFKGSRPWILAKGLKYELKDVMLDFRRGARSKHLGCSPTLLLSSLINISIATICRWSYHEIKTSGQYLSCDKFKLYHLKELWWIDRQIDEQSIKMLLSFLSLTPSLEKLFITIDLKSYNFQRMSKCNSRTETRLVNLKIVKINGCNNEMEENMLVESLLGATTSQPLIISKLQNKIFEVDQGLLQLQHPHMKF, from the exons ATGAAAGAAACAAACTTCACTCACAATGATCTTATAAGCAATTTGCCAATAGATTTGATTTACAAGATAGTTTCTTCCCTTCCTTATTCATCTGCCGCAACAACGCAATTATTATCCAAGCCATGGAGTCGCTTATGGGATAATGTACTAGTTCGACATGAAACTATCGATGATTTATCAACTGCGATTTCAACCTTTATTCAACATGTTGACGACTGCAAACCCTTCATCCATCCTTGGAAACTCTTTTATAAATTCGGTCCAAAAAGTTTCGTTTTAGCAACCGTGTTAGGAAACTTTCAACTTCATTTACATTTTTCTAAACTAACTAAAAAATCAACAACCTTTTTCCACTTAAGTTTCAAACCAAGTAATAATACCCAATTATTACTCAATACACCTTGTTCACCCCTTACTAATAATAATACGTCGACGTTTCATGTCAAAATTCTCCATTTGAAATCCGTGAGTTATTCAACAACGGAAACTATTGCATCGTTGGCAACAACAAGTTTCCGATTTGTAGAGAGTTTGTGTATCGAGGAGTGTAAGGGGTTACACTCCTTGAATGTTGCTAGTACGGAGTTGAAGAAGTTGACCATTTTAAAATGCTTTGAGTTAAGTAGTCTTCATTTGAATACTCCTAAACTTgaatgtttttattttaaagggAGTCGTCCATGGATTTTGGCTAAGGGACTCAAATATGAGTTAAAAGATGTGATGCTCGATTTTAGGAGAGGTGCTCGTTCTAAGCATCTTGGATGTTCTCCTACGTTACTTTTATCGTCTTTGATCAACATATCGATTGCAACTATTTGTCGATGGAGCTACCAT GAAATCAAAACATCCGGGCAATATTTAAGTTGTGACAAGTTCAAATTGTATCATTTGAAGGAGTTATGGTGGATTGATAGGCAAATTGATGAACAATCAATCAAAATGTTATTATCTTTCTTAAGTTTAACCCCCTCTCTTGAAAAACTCTTTATCACA ATCGACCTCAAAAGCTACAATTTTCAGAGGATGTCAAAGTGTAATAGTAGAACAGAAACAAGactggtgaatttgaaaattgtgAAGATTAATGGGTGCAACAACGAAATGGAGGAAAATATGTTGGTTGAATCTTTACTTGGTGCAACTACGTCACAACCATTAATTATTTCTAAATTACAAAACAAAATATTTGAAGTTGATCAAGGCTTGCTACAACTCCAACACCCTCACATGAAATTCTAA
- the LOC110776802 gene encoding FBD-associated F-box protein At3g52670 isoform X2, which yields MKETNFTHNDLISNLPIDLIYKIVSSLPYSSAATTQLLSKPWSRLWDNVLVRHETIDDLSTAISTFIQHVDDCKPFIHPWKLFYKFGPKSFVLATVLGNFQLHLHFSKLTKKSTTFFHLSFKPSNNTQLLLNTPCSPLTNNNTSTFHVKILHLKSVSYSTTETIASLATTSFRFVESLCIEECKGLHSLNVASTELKKLTILKCFELSSLHLNTPKLECFYFKGSRPWILAKGLKYELKDVMLDFRRGARSKHLGCSPTLLLSSLINISIATICRWSYHIDLKSYNFQRMSKCNSRTETRLVNLKIVKINGCNNEMEENMLVESLLGATTSQPLIISKLQNKIFEVDQGLLQLQHPHMKF from the exons ATGAAAGAAACAAACTTCACTCACAATGATCTTATAAGCAATTTGCCAATAGATTTGATTTACAAGATAGTTTCTTCCCTTCCTTATTCATCTGCCGCAACAACGCAATTATTATCCAAGCCATGGAGTCGCTTATGGGATAATGTACTAGTTCGACATGAAACTATCGATGATTTATCAACTGCGATTTCAACCTTTATTCAACATGTTGACGACTGCAAACCCTTCATCCATCCTTGGAAACTCTTTTATAAATTCGGTCCAAAAAGTTTCGTTTTAGCAACCGTGTTAGGAAACTTTCAACTTCATTTACATTTTTCTAAACTAACTAAAAAATCAACAACCTTTTTCCACTTAAGTTTCAAACCAAGTAATAATACCCAATTATTACTCAATACACCTTGTTCACCCCTTACTAATAATAATACGTCGACGTTTCATGTCAAAATTCTCCATTTGAAATCCGTGAGTTATTCAACAACGGAAACTATTGCATCGTTGGCAACAACAAGTTTCCGATTTGTAGAGAGTTTGTGTATCGAGGAGTGTAAGGGGTTACACTCCTTGAATGTTGCTAGTACGGAGTTGAAGAAGTTGACCATTTTAAAATGCTTTGAGTTAAGTAGTCTTCATTTGAATACTCCTAAACTTgaatgtttttattttaaagggAGTCGTCCATGGATTTTGGCTAAGGGACTCAAATATGAGTTAAAAGATGTGATGCTCGATTTTAGGAGAGGTGCTCGTTCTAAGCATCTTGGATGTTCTCCTACGTTACTTTTATCGTCTTTGATCAACATATCGATTGCAACTATTTGTCGATGGAGCTACCAT ATCGACCTCAAAAGCTACAATTTTCAGAGGATGTCAAAGTGTAATAGTAGAACAGAAACAAGactggtgaatttgaaaattgtgAAGATTAATGGGTGCAACAACGAAATGGAGGAAAATATGTTGGTTGAATCTTTACTTGGTGCAACTACGTCACAACCATTAATTATTTCTAAATTACAAAACAAAATATTTGAAGTTGATCAAGGCTTGCTACAACTCCAACACCCTCACATGAAATTCTAA